CACTCGTCGAAGGCCATGATGATGTCCGCACCCAGATCGATCTGCGCCTGGGTGGCCGTTTCCGGCGACAGGAAGAGCGACGAGCCGTCCAGGTGCGAGCGGAACGAGACGCCCTCTTCCGTGACTTTGCGCAGGTCGGAGAGGGAGAACACCTGATAGCCACCGGAGTCGGTGAGCAGGGCGCGGTCCCAGGCCATGAAGCGGTGCAGGCCTCCCAGCTTGCGAACCTGCGTCGTTCCCGGCCGGAGCAACAGGTGGTAGGTATTGCTGAGCAGGATGTTGACGCCCAGCTCTTCCAGCAGGTGCTGGGGCACGCCCTTGACCGTCGCCAGCGTCCCCACAGGCATGAAGACGGGGGTCTCCACCTCGCCGTGGGGCGTGATGAGGCGGCCGGCGCGGGCCGGGCCGCAGGTGGCCTCGATGCGGAATTCCAGGGACATGGGGGTTTGATTCTATCCGAGGTCTCTCCAAACCTATTGGCGTCATGCTGAGCGGCCCTAGCCGCGAAGCATCTCGCGTGGATCGCAAATGGATCGCCGCTGCACGCGAGCTCCTTCGGCGCTGAAGCGCTTCAGGATGACGCCTTTTTGCCGCACGGAAGGGTTAGAATGGCTCATATGAGCGCGGCAGCCAATTCGGCCAAAGCGGCGGCCATCGCGGTGGTGTTCGGCGTCGTGTCGGCCGCGTTCCTGGCGGTGCCCTTGTGGTTCCTGCTGGGGTTCTTCTTCGTGGTCTTCGGCGGCCACGTCAGCCGGGTCCAGATCTACATCGCCGTCCCCTGCGGCATCGCCTTCGGCGCCTGGGTGGGCGCGATGGCCTTCGACTACTTCCGCAAAGGCCTGGCGCACGACGAGCAGCGAACACGAACACGCCTGGTTTGATTCCCTCTTTCCACCGGCATTAAACTCAAGTTTTTGCGCACGGACGGGCCAAGCGGCTGTCCCACACAGGTTCTCATATGGCAGAGATGATCAGAATCAGGTTTCCCGACGGCAGCGAGAAGGAGGTGCCCAAGGGCACCAACGCGATGGAGATCGCGAAATCCATCAGCCCCCGGCTGGCCCAGGCGGCACTGGTGGCCAAGGTCAAGCCGCTGGGGTCGTCGAACGGCGACCGGCTGGTGGACCTGACCCGGCCCCTGGAGCAGGACGCCGAAGTCCGCATCCTCACCGAGAAGGACCCGGAGGCGCTCGAAGTCTTCCGCCATTCGTCGGCGCACCTGCTGGCGGCGGCGGTACTGGAGTTGTTCCCCGAGACCAAGCTCGGCCATGGCCCCGCCACCGAAAGCGGGTTCTTCTATGACTTCTACCGCGAGAAGCCCTTCACCCCGGAGGACCTGGACAAGATCGAGAAGAAGATGGCGGAGCTGGTGCAGCAGGACATCCCCTACGCCCAGGACTTCCTGCCGCGCAAGGAGGGGCTGGAGAGGTTCAAGGCGGAGGGCGATTTCATGAAGTGCCATTTCATCGAGCAGTTCACCGCGCCCGAGGAGAAGATTTCGCTCTACCGCACCGGCAAGTTCGTGGACTTCTGTCGCGGGCCGCACCTGCCTTCGACCGGCAAGATCAAGGCCTTCAAGCTGCTCAACATCGCCGGCGCCTACTGGCTGGGGAACGAGAAGAACCCGCAGCTGCAGCGCATCTACGGCACCTCGTTCTATTCCAAGAAGGAGCTGGACGAGTTCCTGCACAAGATCGAGGAGGCGAAGAAGCGCGACCACCGGGTGCTGGGCAAGCAGCTCGACCTGTTCTCCATCCAGGAGCTGGCCGGGCCGGGGCTGATCTTCTGGCACCCCAAGGGCGGGCTCATCCGCAAGGTGATGGAGGACTGGCTGCGCGAGGAGTACCTGAAGCGCGGCTACGCCCTGGTGTACACGCCGCACGTCGCCCGCCGCCAGCTGTGGCAGACCTCGGGACACGAGGGCTATTACGTCGAGAACATGTTCGACGTCATGGAGCTGGACGACGCCGAGTACCGCATGAAGCCCATGAATTGCCCCTTCCACATCCTGATCTACAAGGATGCGCTGCGCTCCTACCGCGACCTGCCCATCCGCCTGGGCGAGCTGGGCACGGTGTACCGCTACGAGCGCTCGGGGGTGATGCACGGGCTGCTGCGTGTCCGCGGCTTCACCCAGGACGACGCTCACATCTTCTGCACCCCGCAGCAGATCGAAGACGAGATCGTGGGCTGCATGGATTTCGCCCTGGCCGTGCTGCACACCTTCGGCTTCGAGGAGTTCCAGGTGGAGCTCTCTACCTGGAACCCGGAAGACCGCAAGAACTTCCTGGGCAGCGATGAGCAGTGGACGCTGGCCAACCGCTCGCTGGAGAGCGCGCTGCAACGGCGCAACATCGAGTACAAGATCATCCCCGGGGAGGCTGCGTTCTACGGCCCCAAGATCGACGTCAAGCTGGTGGACGCCATCGGCCGGCTGTGGCAGCTCTCCACCATCCAGTTCGATTTCAACCTGCCGCAGCGTTTCGCGCTGGAGTACGTGGGCGAGGACGGGCAGCGGCATCAGCCGTTGATGGTGCATCGCGCGCTCTACGGCTCGGTGGAGCGCTTCTTCGGCGTGCTCATCGAGCATTATGCCGGGGCGTTCCCGGTGTGGCTGTCGCCGGTGCAGACGGCAATCGTGCCTATCAGCGAGCGGCACCTGGAGTACGCCAACAAGGTCGCGGAGCAGTTGAAGGCCGCCGCTGTGCGGGTCGAGGTGGACGGGCGCAACGAGAAGATGAATGCCAAGATCCGCGAGCACGCGCTGCAGAAGGTGCCGTTCATCCTGGTGGTCGGCGACAAGGAAGCCGAGGCGGGCAAGGTCAACGTCCGCACCCGGGGCAAGGAAAAGACCGAGGACATGGCGGCAGCGGAGTTCGTGGCCAAGATCGCGAAGCTGATCGCCGACAAGGCGCCGTCGGTATGAAGCAAATGACTCTAGACCGAGTGTTCACGTTTGGCGATAAACTGAGTTTCCTCATTCCTCACGACTGGATCGAAGAGGAAGAAGATGGCAACTATTTGTATCACCTCCCGAAATGCCGTTCCGGCTGGTTCCGTGCCAGCCTCTTCACACTCAAGTCTACTGGTATGGCGAGCCGACAACGCATCGTTCACGAGATGCGCTCCGACCCAGAGGAGGAGGGGCGTGAGTTCTTCGAAGCTGGAGACAATGTCGTCGAAGCGTGGGTGAACCACACTACTCAGGACGGCGTGGACATTGCCGTGTACTACTGGGCTGTTGGTAATTGTCCCTCCTCAAATGCGCAAATGAAGGCGCTTTTTTCGTACACGGTTCTCGAAGAGGATGTAGGCAAGCCGGAAACCGATGCCATGCTCCAGCTCCTGGAAGAACTCACCTCCACCGCACAGTTCAAGGCTCCGACGCCGTCCTAGGCCTTGCGGTCTGACTTCGGAGAGCGGCAGTTGTCAGCTATTGCTGAACTCGGTTCCACAGGACACGCCGGTGCTGATTAGGAGTAGAGTAGGCCCATGCGCGACCATCGGTTCCCCGGTCCCCGCGGCGGCGCCTCGTGGAGAGTCCGTCTCATCGGCTGCCTGGTGGTCTTGCTTTATGCGGTGAGCATGCTGGGCGTGCTGCGCGTATTGGCCCAGGAGTCGAAGCCTGCCACCCCGCCTCCGCCGGCCGTGCCCGGGGGATTGCAGGACCTGGTCCGGGAACAATTCGGAGAATGCTTCAAGGTCTCCATGGAGCGCACGACTATCGGGGTGAAGTATCTGCATCCGCAGGCGGGGCTGCCCTGGCGGCCGTTCCTGGCCGCCGACCTGGACGGCGACGGCGTCGAGGACGCCGTGATCGTGGCCCGCTGCGCCACGCCCATGGCGGACGCCGGCGGATATGAGTACAAGGTCGTGGACCCGTACTTCGCCAACTACGGCTACGGCGACCCCCGCATCACCGGCCAATTCAACGCCTCCGACCCCAACCGGCAGAACCTGATCCTGATCATCCACGGCGAAGGCAAGGAAGCCTGGCGCGCCAGCAAGCCCAAGGCGAAGTTCGTGGTCATCAACGCGCCCTTCGATTCCCTGAACCTGACCAAGGTGGCGCGCAAGAAGGGCGTCATCGTCCCCGCAATCAGCCTGGTGGAGACCGAGGGCCTGGTTTCCAGCCTCTTCTGGGACGGCAAGAAGTGGCATTGGCAGGAAGCCACCAACACGCAATAGCTCCGCAGCCTACCCCCGCTTGAAACTTCGAAGGTGAGACTTCATGATGTCCCGGTCATGGGGAGGACATCATGCTGGAAATGGAAGCGGTGCGCATCGAGTTCCCTTCCGACGCCAACGTCATCATCGGGCAGACGCACTTCATCAAGACCATCGAAGACATCTACGAGGCGGTCACCACCACGGTGCCGGGCGGGCAGTTCGGGGTAGCGTTCAACGAAGCCTCGGGGCCGTGCCTGGTGCGCGCCGACGGCAACGACGAAGAACTGAAGCAGGTGGCGATCCGGAACGCGCAGGCCATCGCCGCCGGACACATCTTCGTGCTCATCCTGCGCAAGGCCTATCCTATCAACTTGCTGAACACCATTCGCGCCGTGCCCGAGGTGTGCTCGATCTACTGCGCCACTGCCAACCCCCTGGAAGTCATCGTGGCCAGGAGCGGTCAGGGACGCGGCATCCTGGGTGTCATCGACGGCAGCGCGCCCAAGGGTGTCGAGGGGCCGAACGACATCGTGGCGCGGAAGGAGTTCCTGCGAAAGATCGGGTACAAACGCTAGCTGCCAGGAGGCAGGCGGCAGGGCTCCGCTTTTTCCTGCCTCCTGCTTCCTGCCTCCTGCCTCCTGCCTGGTTGGTTGATTTGTGACACGCATCACACGCTGCTGGCCGCCCCGGCCATCTATAATCGGCAGCCTATGAAGCTGGAAGAAAAACTCCAAGAGTTGAAGAAGCGCGATTCCCTGGCCGAGGCCGGCGGGGGCGAGGAACGCCGCGCCAAGCAGCACAAGGAAGGCAAGATGTCGGCGCGCGAGCGCATCGCCTTCCTGCTCGACGAAGGCACCTTCGAAGAGACCGACAAGCTGGTCACCCACCGCTGCACCGACTTCGGCATGGGCGAGCAGAAGACCTACGGCGACGGCTTCGTCACCGGCTACGGCCGCATCGAGGGCCGGCTGGTCTTCGTCTTCGCCCAGGACTTCACCGTCTTCGGCGGCTCGCTGTCGGAGGCCAATGCTTCCAAGATCGTGA
Above is a window of Terriglobales bacterium DNA encoding:
- a CDS encoding tRNA guanosine(34) transglycosylase Tgt; translation: MSLEFRIEATCGPARAGRLITPHGEVETPVFMPVGTLATVKGVPQHLLEELGVNILLSNTYHLLLRPGTTQVRKLGGLHRFMAWDRALLTDSGGYQVFSLSDLRKVTEEGVSFRSHLDGSSLFLSPETATQAQIDLGADIIMAFDE
- the thrS gene encoding threonine--tRNA ligase is translated as MAEMIRIRFPDGSEKEVPKGTNAMEIAKSISPRLAQAALVAKVKPLGSSNGDRLVDLTRPLEQDAEVRILTEKDPEALEVFRHSSAHLLAAAVLELFPETKLGHGPATESGFFYDFYREKPFTPEDLDKIEKKMAELVQQDIPYAQDFLPRKEGLERFKAEGDFMKCHFIEQFTAPEEKISLYRTGKFVDFCRGPHLPSTGKIKAFKLLNIAGAYWLGNEKNPQLQRIYGTSFYSKKELDEFLHKIEEAKKRDHRVLGKQLDLFSIQELAGPGLIFWHPKGGLIRKVMEDWLREEYLKRGYALVYTPHVARRQLWQTSGHEGYYVENMFDVMELDDAEYRMKPMNCPFHILIYKDALRSYRDLPIRLGELGTVYRYERSGVMHGLLRVRGFTQDDAHIFCTPQQIEDEIVGCMDFALAVLHTFGFEEFQVELSTWNPEDRKNFLGSDEQWTLANRSLESALQRRNIEYKIIPGEAAFYGPKIDVKLVDAIGRLWQLSTIQFDFNLPQRFALEYVGEDGQRHQPLMVHRALYGSVERFFGVLIEHYAGAFPVWLSPVQTAIVPISERHLEYANKVAEQLKAAAVRVEVDGRNEKMNAKIREHALQKVPFILVVGDKEAEAGKVNVRTRGKEKTEDMAAAEFVAKIAKLIADKAPSV
- a CDS encoding adenosine-specific kinase, encoding MLEMEAVRIEFPSDANVIIGQTHFIKTIEDIYEAVTTTVPGGQFGVAFNEASGPCLVRADGNDEELKQVAIRNAQAIAAGHIFVLILRKAYPINLLNTIRAVPEVCSIYCATANPLEVIVARSGQGRGILGVIDGSAPKGVEGPNDIVARKEFLRKIGYKR